The Streptomyces durmitorensis genome contains the following window.
GCTCGCCACCACCGCGGCGCCGCCGCTGGCCCGGCTGGTCGCCGACCTGTCGCCGCTGCCGGCCATGCTGATGAATCACCGCTACGACATCCTGGCCTGGAACGCCGAAATGGCGAGGCTGCTCATCGATTTCGGGACTCTGCCGCCCGCGCAGCGCAATGCGATGTGGCTGTGCCTGATGCATCCGCGGATCCGTGAGTTCTATGTCGACCGCGAACGCGTCGTGCGGGAGGGGATCGCGCACCTGCGTGCCGCGTGGGCCGCGCACCCCGAGGATCAGGCGCTGACCGATTTCATCACCGAATTCACCGCGGGCGACGAGGAATTCGCGCGACTGTGGGCCGAGCGGGACATCAAGGTCAACGGCCGCGGGCGCAAGGTGATGCGGCATCCCGAGGTCGGCGAGATCGCCGTGCAGTTCGAGGTGCTGATGCCCCTTGAGGACCCGGACCAGCGGTTGGTGATCCACCGCGCCGCGGACGAGGAGAGCCAGTTGGCCTTGGACCGATTGTGCGCGGGGTGAAGCCGAACCGC
Protein-coding sequences here:
- a CDS encoding helix-turn-helix transcriptional regulator, translated to MTTRTVDTTQELAAFLRTRRERLDPLDFGLPARRQARRTPGLRREEVAELAGVSVDYVVRLEQGRGLRPSADVVEALAGALRLAPGERAYLFDLTRQRPRNADKLATTAAPPLARLVADLSPLPAMLMNHRYDILAWNAEMARLLIDFGTLPPAQRNAMWLCLMHPRIREFYVDRERVVREGIAHLRAAWAAHPEDQALTDFITEFTAGDEEFARLWAERDIKVNGRGRKVMRHPEVGEIAVQFEVLMPLEDPDQRLVIHRAADEESQLALDRLCAG